From a region of the Methanolobus tindarius DSM 2278 genome:
- a CDS encoding site-2 protease family protein produces MDGIYIAVAILLLYWIVVIALDRKGILEKYNISAYGPVLMIRTTKGLKLLDKLAIPKKAWRIYADIGIRLMFIGMIAMFLFVILSDLAMLASYETNTMPEPGKFNAARNIFLIPGVNEFIPLVWGTIALLVTLVVHEFSHAILCRVEDIRVKSMGILLAVVPIGGFAEPDEEELFGKKEEEELTDENDPYGDRRLGIVIDRKEEEEKKVVKTDEKIATRTQRARILAAGVMANFVVAFLAFALLFGPVLGSLEPLGDTMVMDISEDSPAYSAGIRENMIITQIDDTKISNVNEMLDYLDGLETGTAVTVYAAAERVESSYELEVGNTDIEPEGILIQSIVEGNPAEAAGMEAGTHILYIDGNPIYTYSDFSEVLSESTPGQEISVVVENDEGETTEYAVTLAEHPDYEGRGFLGVRTTSGESVETSLGFSVGEYPAAEYLELLKSVPSMLGGLAGWYIILVLPISGFAGEGFPGFSETLSQFYVPVGWAEPFGIGVFWLANTLLWVGWLNFYVGLFNCLPAVPLDGGHVFRDSLNAFIYKITGNEEKAENVSALITATFAMMILFSFIFMVIGPYLVHGF; encoded by the coding sequence TTGGACGGAATATACATTGCAGTTGCAATTCTTTTGCTTTACTGGATCGTTGTAATAGCACTTGACAGAAAAGGAATACTTGAAAAATACAATATCAGCGCCTATGGCCCTGTTCTGATGATCAGGACTACAAAAGGACTGAAATTACTTGATAAGCTTGCCATACCTAAAAAAGCATGGAGAATCTATGCAGACATCGGTATCAGACTTATGTTTATAGGAATGATAGCGATGTTTTTGTTTGTTATACTTTCAGACCTTGCCATGCTGGCATCATATGAAACAAATACAATGCCGGAACCCGGAAAGTTCAATGCCGCAAGGAACATATTCCTGATACCTGGTGTCAACGAGTTCATACCTCTTGTATGGGGTACAATAGCACTACTTGTCACTCTCGTTGTCCATGAATTCTCGCATGCAATACTATGCAGGGTGGAAGATATCAGGGTCAAGTCCATGGGAATCCTGCTTGCTGTTGTACCTATCGGTGGTTTTGCAGAACCTGACGAAGAAGAGCTTTTTGGAAAGAAAGAAGAAGAAGAACTCACTGATGAAAACGACCCTTATGGAGACCGGCGACTTGGAATCGTAATTGACAGAAAAGAAGAAGAAGAAAAGAAAGTTGTCAAAACCGATGAAAAAATAGCCACGCGTACCCAGAGAGCAAGAATACTTGCTGCAGGTGTCATGGCAAACTTCGTGGTGGCATTTCTGGCATTTGCACTGCTTTTTGGACCTGTACTCGGTTCACTGGAACCTCTTGGAGATACAATGGTCATGGACATTTCCGAAGATAGCCCCGCATATTCTGCAGGCATCAGGGAAAACATGATTATAACACAAATTGATGATACGAAAATCAGCAATGTAAATGAAATGCTTGATTATCTTGATGGACTTGAAACAGGCACAGCTGTAACTGTTTATGCAGCTGCCGAAAGGGTAGAGTCCAGCTATGAACTGGAAGTTGGAAATACGGATATTGAACCCGAAGGCATCCTTATCCAGAGCATAGTGGAAGGTAACCCTGCAGAAGCAGCAGGGATGGAAGCAGGTACTCATATTCTCTATATTGATGGGAATCCGATCTATACTTATAGTGATTTCAGCGAAGTTCTCAGTGAAAGCACTCCGGGACAGGAAATTTCAGTTGTGGTTGAAAACGATGAAGGAGAAACAACTGAATATGCAGTTACTCTTGCAGAACATCCGGATTATGAAGGCAGAGGTTTCCTTGGGGTGCGAACTACTTCAGGAGAAAGTGTAGAAACATCACTTGGGTTCTCCGTTGGTGAATATCCTGCAGCTGAATATCTGGAATTGCTAAAGAGTGTTCCGAGCATGCTTGGCGGACTTGCAGGATGGTATATTATTCTTGTACTGCCAATAAGTGGGTTTGCCGGTGAAGGATTCCCGGGTTTCAGTGAAACACTTTCCCAGTTCTATGTGCCGGTTGGATGGGCAGAACCTTTCGGAATAGGAGTATTCTGGCTTGCAAACACACTCCTGTGGGTAGGCTGGCTTAACTTCTATGTGGGCCTGTTCAACTGCCTTCCAGCCGTACCTCTTGACGGAGGACACGTTTTCAGGGATTCTTTGAATGCTTTCATTTACAAGATCACAGGAAATGAAGAAAAGGCAGAAAATGTGTCAGCATTGATTACAGCCACATTTGCAATGATGATATTATTCTCATTCATCTTCATGGTCATAGGACCTTACCTTGTACACGGATTCTGA